The region GCTTTAATGGCTTTGAGGCATTATAAAGACTTTACTACCTATACAGATTCAATTCTCAATGAAAAGAACAGCCAGAATATAAGCAAGCTTCAAACCTTATATGAAACCGAGAAACAACGCAAAGAAATTGCACTGTTGGAGCAGGAAAAATCGCAAAGAGAAAAGTCGAACAAACGAAAAACCATTTTTCTTTTAGTTTTGGCCATTGCATTTGTGTTACTTGCAATTTTAGCATTTGCATTATTCAGAGCCAATTTAATAAAACGTAAAAACAATAAGGTGCTCGAAAAACAGGCCATAGTCATTCGTGATAAAAACAATGAGTTACAGTTACAGAAACGTAAGCTTGAGCAAACCAATAATAAAATTACCGATAGCCTGTTATATGCGCAAAAAATTCAGCAAGCATTGCTGCCCAGAAAATCTCTTTTGCAAAACTTATTCGACGATTACTTTATTCTTTACCATCCCCTGAGTGTTGTAAGCGGCGATTTTTACTGGGCCGGAGAATTTGAGGATAAAATTATATTTACAGTTGCCGATTGCACAGGCCATGGAGTCCCGGGAGCCATGATGAGTATGTTAGGAAACTCCTATCTGAATGAGACCATTCGTAACCCAAAGGTGCGGCATGCCAGTCAAATTCTTAATGAAATGCGCAGCATGATTATTTCTTCACTTCATCAACAAGGCCTTCCAGGAGAATCAAAAGACGGTATGGAGATGTCGTTGTGTATTTATGATAAAAAGAGCCATATTTTGGAATTCGCAGGTGCCCATATTTCCATTTATATTGCAAAATATAAGCCCATGGCCGGCAAAAATTACGAGCTAATAGAGTTGAAAGGTAATAAGATGCCCGTTGGTTATTATCGTAAAATGAGTTCTTTTACAGACCAAACTTATAAAATTGAACCTGAAGATATCATTTATATGTTCACCGATGGGTATGTTGATCAATTTGGAGGAAAAAAAGGGCAAAAGTTTCAAAGTAAGACTTTTAGAAATGTTTTAATTGATAATGCCCATAAACCGCTGAATGAGCAGCAAGAGTTAATAGAAAAGACTTTTTTAACCTGGAAAAATGATTACGAACAGATTGATGATGTGTTAGTTATGGGTGTTAAGCCAATCAGTAAATCCACTGAATAATTCAGGACATAAATATTCTTTCCAGACATATTATTAAATCTATATGCTAAAAGTTTGTAAACTCGTTGAATTTATGCTTTCATTCAATGCTTTTTCATGTATTTTTGTATGCAAAATTGTAAATTTGCTTATTTTTAACCGATAAAGCTTTTCGCATGGGGACAAAAAAAATCACTTCGGCATTAATATCAGTATTTAATAAAGATGGACTCGAACCTCTAGTCAGGAAACTGGATCAATTAGGCGTAAAATTGATTTCAACAGGAGGCACACAAAAATTTATCAGCGACCTTGGTTGTGAGGTTCAGCCAGTTGAGGATTTGACAGATTATCCATCGATATTAGGTGGCCGGGTAAAAACGTTGCACCCGAAAGTTTTTGGAGGGATATTAGCTCGCCGTGACAATGATACTGATAAGACCGATATGCAGAAGTATGCAATTCTTGAAATTGATTTAGTGATTGTAGACCTTTATCCTTTTGAAGAGACCCTTGCAGAGAATGCAGCACATCAGGAGATTATAGAGAAAATAGATATTGGAGGAATTTCACTCATTAGAGCTGCGGCTAAAAATTATAACGATACCCTTGTGGTAAGTTCACGCAATCAATATGTACTGCTTCAGGGTATTTTGGAAGAACAAAATGGAGATATTACCGAAGCCCAGCGCAAAATATTTGCTGCCCAGGCATTTAATATCTCATCACATTATGATACAGCCATATATAATTACCTCTCCGGAGAAAATGAAAATGTATTTAAGCAAAGTATCATTCAAAGCAAAAAACTGCGTTATGGCGAAAATCCGCATCAAAAAGGTTTCTTCTATGGCGATTTAAATAGTTTGTTCGACCAGCTCAATGGGAAAGAAATATCATATAATAATTTACTTGATATAGATGCTGCCGTAAATCTCATTGATGAGTTTGATGAAACTACTTTCGCTATTTTAAAGCACAACAATGCTTGTGGAATAGCCTCAAGAGAAAAGCTGATCGATGCATGGACCGATGCTTTAGCAGGGGACCCCGTATCAGCATTTGGTGGCATTTTGATTACGAATCGTGAGGTAAACGTAGAGACAGCCTTGAAAATAAATAAATTGTTTTTCGAGGTAATTATAGCTCCGGGTTACCAGGCAGAAGCATTTGAAATATTAAAACAAAATAAGAAACGAATTATATTGCGAAGAAAGGACAGGGGACTGCCCGTGAAGCAGTTCCGCTCGCTGCTTAATGGAGTTTTGGGGCAGGAAAAGGACCTTTCAATTGAAGGAATAAATGATTTTGAAACTGTCACAGAAAAGGGACCCACATCCACAGAGGCACAAGACCTTGTTTTTGCAAATAAAATTGTGAAACACACAAAGTCTAATGCCATTGTTTTAGCAAAAAACAAACAATTAACTGCCAGTGGAGTTGGTCAAACCAGCAGAGTTGATGCATTGAAACAGGCCATAGAAAAAGCCAGAAACTTTAAACTTGATTTGAATGGGGCCGTTATGGCTTCCGATGCATTTTTCCCATTTTCTGACTCTGTTGAAATAGCAGATAAGGCAGGAGTAAAAGCAGTAATTCAACCCGGTGGAAGTATTCGCGATAAAGAATCAATAGAATATTGTAATAAAGCCGGAATGGCTATGGTTTTTACAGGAAAAAGACATTTTAAGCATTAAAATTAAATTATATATAACATGGGTTTGTTTTCATTTTTAACGCAGGAGATAGCCATTGATTTGGGTACTGCAAACACCATTATTATTCACAACGATAAGATTGTAGTGGACGAACCATCTATTGTTGCCCTGGATAAAAATTCCGGAAAGCTGATAGCTATTGGAGAAAAAGCCAGGCAGATGCATGGTAAGACTCACGAAAACATCAGTACAATACGTCCTCTAAGGGATGGAGTTATAGCAGATTTTCACGCAGCTGAACAGATGATCCGGGGAATGATTAAAATGATCAATTCTAAAGCGAGATTAATGTCTCCGTCACTTCGAATTGTGATTTGTATACCATCGGGAAGTACTGAAGTAGAAATGCGAGCAGTGCGTGATTCATCTGAGCATGCCGGAGGACGCGAGGTGTTTATGATTTATGAACCAATGGCTGCAATGCTTGGAATAGGTATTGATGTGGAAGCTCCAGAAGGAAACATGGTAGTTGACATTGGTGGTGGTACTACAGAAATTGCCGTCATTTCATTGGGTGGTATTGTTAGTAATAAATCAATTCGTATTGCTGGTGATGATTTTACCGCAGATATTAAAGAATATATGCGCCACCAGCATAACATTAAAATTGGCGAGAAAACCGCTGAAGATATTAAACTTAAAGTAGGCTCAGCCCTGCCAGACCTGGAGGATCCACCACCAGATTTCATTGTACGTGGCCCACACCAAATGACAGCCCTGCCAATGGAAATTCCTGTATCATATCAGGAGATAGCACATTGTCTGGACAGATCAATAACTAAAGTGGAAGCTGCAATTTTAGCAACACTGGAGCATACACCTCCTGAATTGTATGCTGATATATACCAAAAAGGAATTTGGTTAACAGGCGGTGGATCATTATTACGAGGGTTGGAACGTCGTTTAGAGGAAAAAACAAAAATTCCATTCCATATTTCTGATGATCCCTTGCATGCAGTTGCAAGAGGAACCGGGATTGCCCTCAAAAATGTGGATATGTTCCAGTTTCTTATGCGCTAATTTTAAAAGTGTAACCTGATTATGGTTATGGTTTATGCTAATTCAATAGCCAGGCCGTTTTTTAATGAAGCCAGATAAAACATCTGGCTAACAATTTTACCGATCATGGGGAGTTATTTTCAGTTTCAGGGAGCAACCCGGCAACTAAAACTAAAATTATAAATGGATGAATAATCTTATTCGTTTCATTGTACGGAATCACCATTTTTTTATCTTTCTGATTATTGAATTTATTGCTTTCTCTTTGCTTATTCAATATAATCAGTACCATAGATCTACTTTTCTTAATAAATCAGGCACAGCCTTAAGCGCAGTACATAGTTTTACAAATGATCTGGAAGACTTTTTTTACCTTCGGGATGCCAATCAGGAATTAGCCAGACAAAATGCACATATTTTAAATACGTTAAAAAAATCATACAAATCCAATAAGGTTTCATACAAGGAGATATATGATTCAGTATATTTTAAAAAATGGCATTACATGGTAGCCAGGGTGCTTAATAATTCCGTAAACAAACAAAATAACTTCCTTACTATTGATAAAGGCCGGCGACATGGTGTTGGTGAATCTATGGGAGTTGTAGGGCCAAATGGTGTTGTCGGGGTCGTACGACATACATCAAAGAATTATGCTACGGTAATATCGCTTTTAAACCCTAACTTTAGTCTCTCGGCCAGGCTAAGTAATACAAAGTATTTTGGGTCATTGCAATGGGGTGGGGCCGATCCCCAAGTGTGTTGGCTCGACGACATACCAAATCATATTACTGTGGATGTGGGAGATAAGGTGGAAACGAGCGGTTATAGCGCTATTTTTCCAGCAGGCATCCCGGTAGGAGAAGTTATAGAGGCACAAAAAGATAAAAACAGTAATTTTTATCACATCAAGGTTAAGCTATTTATAGAGATGCAAAGTCTTACACATGTGTATGTGATTAAAAATAAGTTGAGAGAGGAAATAGAGGAACTCGAGAAAAAAACACAACCCAATGATTAGAGTCTTTTCCCGAAATATTGTCAGGTTTTTATTGCTGGTACTCATTCAGGTCCTGGTGCTCAATAATATTCAGTTGAGTGGCTACATTAATCCATATTTTTATGTGCTGTTTATTTTACTAATGCCTTTCGAAACACCGGGTTGGGTTGTTACCTTAATGGGATTTTTCCTGGGGCTTACCATTGACTTATTTGCTAACACACCGGGAATGCATGCCGCAGCAACAGCATTTATGGGATATTTACGACTTTTTGTGCTGCGCTATATGGAGCCGCGAGATGGTTATGAACCAGG is a window of Salinivirga cyanobacteriivorans DNA encoding:
- the mreD gene encoding rod shape-determining protein MreD produces the protein MIRVFSRNIVRFLLLVLIQVLVLNNIQLSGYINPYFYVLFILLMPFETPGWVVTLMGFFLGLTIDLFANTPGMHAAATAFMGYLRLFVLRYMEPRDGYEPGSFPRVYYYGFNWFLRYTLFLTFVHHLALFFIEAFHFTAAGHVLLRVVLSTFFSVLLIMISQYLVFRK
- a CDS encoding tetratricopeptide repeat protein, whose translation is MKTLIANPDSLLRKLHTYPKDSSRVQLLFKIAQHYENHNEDSLFLQYIEETLEAAENIGYIQGMIWALDEKGYFLRQSADYTEALNAHFHALRLAEELKYKKYLPRINNNIGVVYRRLDDYSSAVNYHLKALKYGEQYKDFRSTMYARNSLGNVFALMKQYDQAMEYFNQALEQAKQRNNLRSLAINYNNIGELLETKGELEKALRYYFKSLEFNQQIESKRGIAISYDCIGSVYVKTKKYEKAIDYFKKAMEIDQTLGDDFYVAVSSLNIGKAYMKLNRFEEALHYLKRALKLSRDIGAKSTSRDAHKYLSTLYENSGMALMALRHYKDFTTYTDSILNEKNSQNISKLQTLYETEKQRKEIALLEQEKSQREKSNKRKTIFLLVLAIAFVLLAILAFALFRANLIKRKNNKVLEKQAIVIRDKNNELQLQKRKLEQTNNKITDSLLYAQKIQQALLPRKSLLQNLFDDYFILYHPLSVVSGDFYWAGEFEDKIIFTVADCTGHGVPGAMMSMLGNSYLNETIRNPKVRHASQILNEMRSMIISSLHQQGLPGESKDGMEMSLCIYDKKSHILEFAGAHISIYIAKYKPMAGKNYELIELKGNKMPVGYYRKMSSFTDQTYKIEPEDIIYMFTDGYVDQFGGKKGQKFQSKTFRNVLIDNAHKPLNEQQELIEKTFLTWKNDYEQIDDVLVMGVKPISKSTE
- the purH gene encoding bifunctional phosphoribosylaminoimidazolecarboxamide formyltransferase/IMP cyclohydrolase, which produces MGTKKITSALISVFNKDGLEPLVRKLDQLGVKLISTGGTQKFISDLGCEVQPVEDLTDYPSILGGRVKTLHPKVFGGILARRDNDTDKTDMQKYAILEIDLVIVDLYPFEETLAENAAHQEIIEKIDIGGISLIRAAAKNYNDTLVVSSRNQYVLLQGILEEQNGDITEAQRKIFAAQAFNISSHYDTAIYNYLSGENENVFKQSIIQSKKLRYGENPHQKGFFYGDLNSLFDQLNGKEISYNNLLDIDAAVNLIDEFDETTFAILKHNNACGIASREKLIDAWTDALAGDPVSAFGGILITNREVNVETALKINKLFFEVIIAPGYQAEAFEILKQNKKRIILRRKDRGLPVKQFRSLLNGVLGQEKDLSIEGINDFETVTEKGPTSTEAQDLVFANKIVKHTKSNAIVLAKNKQLTASGVGQTSRVDALKQAIEKARNFKLDLNGAVMASDAFFPFSDSVEIADKAGVKAVIQPGGSIRDKESIEYCNKAGMAMVFTGKRHFKH
- a CDS encoding rod shape-determining protein, which encodes MGLFSFLTQEIAIDLGTANTIIIHNDKIVVDEPSIVALDKNSGKLIAIGEKARQMHGKTHENISTIRPLRDGVIADFHAAEQMIRGMIKMINSKARLMSPSLRIVICIPSGSTEVEMRAVRDSSEHAGGREVFMIYEPMAAMLGIGIDVEAPEGNMVVDIGGGTTEIAVISLGGIVSNKSIRIAGDDFTADIKEYMRHQHNIKIGEKTAEDIKLKVGSALPDLEDPPPDFIVRGPHQMTALPMEIPVSYQEIAHCLDRSITKVEAAILATLEHTPPELYADIYQKGIWLTGGGSLLRGLERRLEEKTKIPFHISDDPLHAVARGTGIALKNVDMFQFLMR
- the mreC gene encoding rod shape-determining protein MreC — translated: MNNLIRFIVRNHHFFIFLIIEFIAFSLLIQYNQYHRSTFLNKSGTALSAVHSFTNDLEDFFYLRDANQELARQNAHILNTLKKSYKSNKVSYKEIYDSVYFKKWHYMVARVLNNSVNKQNNFLTIDKGRRHGVGESMGVVGPNGVVGVVRHTSKNYATVISLLNPNFSLSARLSNTKYFGSLQWGGADPQVCWLDDIPNHITVDVGDKVETSGYSAIFPAGIPVGEVIEAQKDKNSNFYHIKVKLFIEMQSLTHVYVIKNKLREEIEELEKKTQPND